Genomic segment of Leopardus geoffroyi isolate Oge1 chromosome B2, O.geoffroyi_Oge1_pat1.0, whole genome shotgun sequence:
CCAAGGGCGGGGTCCAGGCGGGGACAAGCCGGGTCTGATTTTTAAGCGGCCGCTAGTGGTGAGGAGCTCAGAGGCTTGGGGCAGCCGGGCTGCGAGGAGGCCGCGGCGCGGGGGGCGAGTGGAGCCGGCGGCAGCGGCGCTGGGTCGGGAGGCGCAGCGGCGAGGCGGACGAACCGGCGGGGTCACTAGCCAGAGGTCTCCGCACTGGAATTTGATATTCATTTGTCCAGGGTTtaccctcctcttttttttttttcttaagcaattTTAAATATCCACATTTTTTCCcgtcttaatttatttttgcttcccattCCCCGCTTAAATCGGGCCGACCGTTTGGGGAGATCGCTCCTTTACTTCTCCAAATCACTTCGGATTTTGGAaccagcagagagaagaaagaggtagCAAGAGCTCCAGAGAGAAGtcgaggaagagagagagacggggtcAGAGAGCGCGCGCAGGCGAGCGAGCAACGACAGGGACAGGGGCAAAGTGAGTGACCTGCTTTTGGGGGTGACCGCCAGAGCGCGGCGTGAGCCCTCCCCCTTGGGATCCTGCATCGGACCAGCAGCGctgacggacagacagacagacaccgccccccgccccagcgcCCACCTCCTCCCCGGCCGGCGGCCGAGGGTGGACGCGGCGGCGAGCCGCGGGCAAGAGCCGGAGCCCGCGCCTGGAGGCGGGGTGGAGGGGGTCGGGGCTCGCGGCATTGCAGTGAAACTTTTCGTCCAACTTCTGGGTTGTTCTCGCTCCGGAGGAGCCGTGGTCCGCGCCGGGGCAGCCGAGCCGAGCGGAACCGGGAGAAGTGCTAGCCCGGGCCGGGAGGAGCCGCAGtcggaggagggggaggaggaagaagagaaggaagaggagagggggccGCGGTGGCGACTCGGAGCTCGGAAGCCGGGCTCATGGACGGGTGAGGCGGCTGTGTGCGCAGACAGTGCCCCAGCCGCGCGCGCGACCCAGGCCCTGGCCCGGGCCTCGGCTCCGGGAGGAAGAGGAGCCCGCCTAGGCGCCGAGGAGAGCGGGCCGCCCCGCAGCCCGAGCCGGAGAGGGAGCGCTAGCCGCGCCGGCCCCGGCCGGGCCTCCGAAACCATGAACTTTCTGCTCTCTTGGGTGCATTGGAGCCTTGCCTTGCTGCTCTACCTCCACCATGCCAAGGTAAGCGGCCGTGCCCACCAGGCGTCGCGGGCCGCTCCGAGCGCCTCTCCCCGCTGGGGACGTGCGTGCGAGCGCGCGCGTGGGGGCTCCGTACCCCACGAGGGTCCTTGGGCACCGGGCGCGCGGCTACCCCCTCAATCCTCGTACGTGTAGGGGGAGGGGGCGCGCGCTAGGTGGGAGGGCACCAGGATAGAATCTCACCGCCCACGCGGGCCCTGCCCACCCACCAGAGTCACCGCACGTACGATCTGGGCCGACCAGCGGAGGGCGGGAGCCGGAGGAGGAGGCCGAGGGGGCTGGGCTTGCGCTGCCGCCGGCGGCTGAAGTTTGCTCCTGGCCGCTGGTCCCCGATGAACTGGAAGTCCGGGCAGCGGGGGCAGGAGCCGGAGCCCAACGGGCAGGGGGGTGCCCAGACCTTGGACCGAGGGAGGGCTGAGAgcgtggagggggcagggcgcgGGCGAGAGAGGGGGCTTGCTGTCACTGCAGCTCGATCTCTTCGGCCCTCGCCACGAGTTTGAGAAAAGTTTCGGGGTGGATTGCCGAGGGGACCCCCGGTCTCCGCCGGGCCACCTGCGCCAAGGCACCCCCGCCCGTCCCCGCTCGCGTCCCGCTCGGtgcccgccctcccccgcccggcCGGGCGCGCGCGGCGCGGAGCCGATTACATCAGCCCGGGCCTGGCCGGCCGCGTGTTCCCGGAGCCTCGGCGGCCCGAGCGGGGAGCCCCGGGCGGCGAgcggcgcccctccccccgccggccCTCCACGGGAAGGTGACCTCTCGAGGTATCCCTAGCCAGAGGATCtggagaacccccccccccccccccccccgtccccagcCCCTAGCCCTCTCCTGTGCTAGGAGGAAATTTCTTGACACCCCTTCCCCATTTCTTCCCTAAAGTGGAGAGAAGCCCCTGCCACCTTTCTACTTTTCACTACCCTCTGATGAGAAGACCCGTGTAACCCGCCTCTGACCCCAGAGGCCGGGGAAAGGATGATCACTGTCAGAGGTCGGGGTGCAAGGGCCCACCCTGGTGCTTTGTCAGACTACCTAAAGTCCGGACTCGGTGACAGTCTgctttgctcccctcccccacacttccGAGCTGTGCCTTTAGCTTTTATGGGGATGGGCTAAGGGAGGAATTAAATAGTGTCATTATTCCACTTTACTTTACACTTTTTGGAAAAATGGCTTAAATTTTGCTGTGATATGGATAGTGTGGGACCAGCTTTCCCCGCACCTTTGGAAGGAGCTCCTGCCAGCCTTGCAAACACACTTTGTCCTGGTGAAATGGGGGGTGTTGGAGCAGGAGCAGGTGGTTTTTTGGAACTCCAAACTTGCCCATCCAACTTGCTTCTCAAAGTCACCGAAGGGGTCCTTTTATGCTCTTCTCTTGTACCTTCCTTCAGCCAGAGTCCCcttggagagaggcagaaggaaggaaatgggctGGGGTCCCTGCTGCCACTCTGAGTTCCTCAGACCCTGGCACAAAGGCCTTGGCTCCAGGCCTccaagagggggggggggggagggggaggaatggCAGCCTGGCCACACTGTGACCTTCAGAGGCCCCCAGAGAAGGGCACCTGGCCTCTCCCTGCCTAGAGCCACCCCTCCCAGTGCCCCCTGGCCTTGGAGGGGGTTAAGAAGTTTCTGTCCCCTTTCCTCATTGGGGCCCAAGAGGAGCAGAGGACATAGAGAGGACATTGGCAGAAGGAAACCAGAGGGTATCGTTGGGATGGGTGAGAGGCAAAGTGGAGACTCCAGGGGGTCCCTGAGGGAGAGCTGCAATGGAAGTCTATCCAGCCGGGATCCTGGAAACTGTTACCTGACCTTGGCCCTAGGGACAAGGCTGGGGGATCTGGGGTGCCCTGGGGATGTgtgggaaggagacagacagacagacagacagtgagaCTCTGTCAGGGGGGTCTGCAGTTCCGTGGGCTGGAGTACAGTTCTGCTGCTGGGGATCTGCCCCCAAAGAAGGGCAAGTGAGGTGGCCAGCTGGTGAGAACCAAAGGCCTCCTTGAAGGGCTGGGAGAAGCCTTTGCCTGCTCCTAGCTGTCAGGTCCACATGGTTGGGCTTGTTGACCTTCACAgcttgtggggaggggaggaatgatctcgtgggggtggggagggatggggaggataGGGGAAGCCTCAGGCCTAGGAGGTGCAGGGGGCCCCCTAGGGGCTGGGTAGTGCTAAGGCATAGAAGGCTTTCCTGGTTGCCTTTGAGGAGAGTGCACAGCCAGGTGAGAGGGGCTTGAGACCCCCCTCAGTCTGGGAGGGAGAAGAAACCAGAGAGTGAGGTGGGAGTGTGAGGCTTGGGGCTCTGGAGATACATTCAGGCTCTGGGGAGATTTGTGTGCTGGGAGCAATGGGCTCTCCCCTCCTGCAGGGTTTCCTCCCTGGTTTTACCATCTAGACAACCTGTGGGTTTGCTGAATATACCTGAGGATATCTGCTGAATGTTCCCGAGGAAGGAGGAGTTTGGATGGGGGAGGGTGGTTGGTGCCCTTCGttcctctgcaccccccctccctccccagcaccaGCTCACCCTGGTATTTGTCATGTCAGCAAGAGAAGGTCACCATGTTGTTTTTCTCGCCCCCagtctttccttcctgcctcagtcCAAATTTGTCCTCCTATTTGACCTTAATACTTACCGTGGCTTTGGACCAGGGAGTCAGGGGTCTGAGAAAATTAACTTAACTCAGCAATGGACCGTTGTGGCCAGgggtgtgtgtgggcgggggatggggagtggggggggggagttgggagggaggtaatgtggggaaggggcggggacCTGGACAGCACAGCATTCTGgtgtttttctcctgtatttttagTTTCCCACCCCCCAATATCTGcttagtttctttcttccttcagaattAGAGCAGTGCAGGGGTGGAGGgcatgctctgtgctgtgggGAGCCCTGCAGGTGCCTTGTTCCACTCAGCAGCCTTGGAGAAGCCAGAAGCTGCTGCCTGGGCAGGTGGCTGGGCCTTTGCATCCTGCTCATGCCCGTGTCTTGCTCTTTGTTTTGTCCTCAGTGGTCCCAGGCTGCACCCATGGCAGATGGAGAGCACAAACCCCACGAAGGTGAGTCCCCCTGGCTCTTGGGTGGGGTACCTGTCTCCCCaggggatgggtggggaggaCCAATTCCTTTCTTTCAGGGCtatgggggcaggaaggggtgcAGGGATGGGGAccaagaagggaagaggggagcaCCATGAGAGTAACCCTTTGTTCTGGAGGACTCTCTTTCCTAGTCAGGCCTCTGCTACAAATAGGACGTGTTGccttttccttctgctctttcCAGTAAAATTTTACTTGGAGAGGCAGCCGTGAGCACAGACCAGGAAGGCAGTGTTCAAAGATCCCCGGTGTCAAGGGAGGTGTCCCTTGTCCCACCTGCCCTCAGGGGAGGATGGGTCTTCTCTGTCACATCCAACCCAGCTGCATCACACCTGTGGGGCCTCTGTGGAGGGGGCTGTGACCCTTGCTGTCCAGCGAACTAGCTGTGTGGTGAGCTGGAGGTGCAGGGGGGCCCCCACCTCGTGGGACCCCTCCCCACAGTCTGCATTCCTTAGTGGGTGGAGAGAAGGCCCTACAATCTCCTCTGCCCTCTGGGTGGGATAGGCTTAGGTGCTGTGAACTTCCCTCCTGGGCCAGCAGAGGGCTGGCTGTagctcccaggtgccccgccccctgcccaacTAGAGTCTGCCTGCCTTTTGTTCCTCTGTGGTTTGGAGCAGGGACCCTCCCGTTTCTCCAGGGAAGCCCTGGCTCTCCCCCAACACTGAATGCGGCCTCTGCTTCAGCCTGGAGGAGGAATGCCTGATGCCactcccccagctccccacccctgaGGAGAGGAGGCCCTGGGGTCTTCCTTGGGGCGCGTTTTCTGACCCAAAGCCAGCGTAGCCCGTAGCCCGGGGTAGTGGCCAGGGGCGGTGTTTGCACTCCGGTGGTGATGCCCAGCCggttctgcctccttccctcaggAGCTCTTTCCTTGGCCGGGGGCCTGGCTTCCCAGCCACTCTACAGCTTGTGCCACTCACAGCTCCTGGCTCCCAGTGTGTGCCCACCCGCCATCAGTCTCTCGGTGGTCTCTGTGGTCTGGGAGAGGCAAGCAAATGGTCTTTGTTTGCTTGGGGAAAAGATTGTCttcaagaaataaggaaaagcaaGACAGCTTGATGTTGGAGTAGACGTATGTCTATGGCCTGTGCAGAAGTGGGACGGTTTTCCTTAGAGGCAGTGGCTGGGGCGTGAAGGGTTTGGGTGAGGTTCTCCCCTCTACCTTCCTCCGCCGCACGGCCCTTAGGGATTCCAGGGAGCTTTTCCAAGGAATTCCTCGCCTGTGTCTTTTTAGCTTCAGCAACCCACGGCCACGGCCCAGGCCAGACCTTTCTGCTTTCCTGTCTTGGGTGGGGCCCCAAACCTGGCCACCTGTGTCCCCAGCCATAACACAGTGTCAGGTCAAGAATTCTTCAGTCATCTTCGATATAGACTTGGATTAGAAAAGGGCTTCTTCAGATCCCTgggcttcattctttttgaaggtGCTTTGCCTTAACCCCTCTGAGGGTGGAGGAGAGAATTCTATGCCTGTTGTCTGCATAGGGGAAGTAGATCTCAGGCAAGGCCAGGGACTATCCTGCTGTTGTCACAACTGTGGCCTTCCCCTCAGCTCCCAAATTTCAACGCACCTATTGTGTATATGCCCCCCAACCCTGCTCCCCGGGCTCATCTTCCTTTACCctctggagggaggaggaggctcaGCTTGTTTCTGGGAGAGGCAGGCTAGGGGGTGGCCCTTCACATGCCTTGGTGAGGTTCCAGACTGTTACCTGGGCTGAGAAAGAATGCTTATTCACAGGGCTAGAAAGGGAAGACAAAACCCCACATTTCAGCCTCGCTCTCAGTGTCTTTaaacatgcccccccccccgcccccgccaaccCATTTACACAGATGTGCagtctgaggcccagagagggaggaaCTGGCCCAAGGTTACACCAAGTCATGGACTGAGCTTGGACTACTTCATGGCCTAGGTGCTGCTCCTTCTTCCTGTGCAGGGGAAATACATTTCAGGGACAGGATtactgtgtgtggtgtgtgtgtgtgtgtgtgtgtgtgtgtgtgtgtgtgtgtgtgtcagagagaaagggagagagggagagtggcagTCTGGGCCACAATTTGGAGTCCTCAGTCCAGGTCCTGATTGCATCTATTCTCAAGGACCCCGCCCCTGTGGCCTAGAATTACCCCTTCATGCTCCAATGCACCCCAGGCTCCACGGCCGGCCTGGGAAGCTGTCTTTACCCTGCTCTCCCTCCAGATCAGCTTCTAGAAATGCTCCGTGGCTGCAATGGCAGCACCGTTTTTTCCATGATGCAAGCAGTTTGCCCTCTTGGGCGGGGTTATCGGTGGCTGGCAGGGCCTGCATAGTGTGCCCACCCACTGCCACCTGCTGATTCCCGGCCggcccaggccctgtgctgatgctTACCGCTTTCCCAGCCTGCGTCTGGGGAGGGGTCTGGCAGGTGGCACAGCGCCCCCTGTGGTGCTTCCCCTCTGTTTTCACACGATGTCGCTTGCCTTGGGAAGGCTTCCATGGCAGAACTGATTTGAACTCTTAACACTTAGTGAAGTGTGGCCTTGGGGCGagttactcagcctctctgaacctccagtTCCCTCTTGGTAAAATGGGCCTCCTACTGGAACCTGATGGTGTCGTGCGGGGAGAATTGTTGGCCATGAAAACTATGGACTACAGCACACCTTGCTCAGCATATAATAAGTGCTCATTAATTGGCTGTCGGGGTGGAGGGTGGTGTGGCAGTGGTCGTAGGAAAACGGGGAGTAGGTTTGCCAAGCTGGCTGTTGCTCCTTTCACGGGCAACTTAGATCACCCCTCAACAAGTAAACTCGTGCTCGAACTATGTCCTGGCATCGAGGCTGACCCAAGAATGCACTCGGCTGTCATGGCGAGGCAGCGGGATCACATGTGGCAGGTTATCTCTGGCAGAACCTGACAGCCTGGTGTGATCTTGGGAATAAAACCAGGCCTTCATCAGTGCTGATAGTGGAAAGCTTAGGGAAGGATGCCAACCACAGCCGGAGGGACTTAGGTTAGAGTTTTGGAAGGACCGGCCCGAAAGTGGGTACCTCTCACAGGAACTTTGAGGGGCGGCCTTCCCAAGCTGGGCGGAGTTAGGAGCCGGCCATCTCTCGGGTGACCTGCTGGGCTCACGTGTCACCCCATCCCACGCAGTGGTGAAGTTCATGGATGTCTACCAGCGCAGCTACTGCCGTCCCATCGAGACCCTGGTGGACATCTTCCAAGAGTACCCTGATGAGATCGAGTATATCTTCAAGCCATCCTGCGTGCCCCTGATGCGATGCGGGGGCTGTTGCAATGACGAGGGCCTGGAGTGTGTGCCCACGGAGGAGTTCAACATCACCATGCAGGTGGGCATcggcagggagtgggggtgggaggggggggttAGACTTGGGGAACAGGTGGTCCCAGGTCCTTTGCTGGGCAGCTCTTGAGAGGAGGAGCCAGACTTGACTTGCTCCGCTCCTGCCCCTGAGTCCGTCGCAGGGACGTGTGGGGGAGTCTtgctttctttggagaaaaagatGCCTACATTCCCCAGTCCCACAGGGGCTGACGCCTGTGACAGGAGGCCTTCTCTTCCTCGCTTGGAGGAAGAGGGCCCTTCCTCTTTGGGGGCTCTATCTGGGAAGCTGGATGAGCCTGGTCCATGGAGAGGTTTAAAAGCCAGTTGTTTGGTGCTTCGCAGCGACAGGGCACATCTCAGCTtgagcagggtgggagggagctCTGAGACCCCAGGGAGGGTGGCTCTTGGGTAGCTACCAGGGATGAGGGTAAAGCCTAGAGGAAATAAAAGGAGGGGAGGGATTGGGACCGGTGAGAACCCAGGACCTGAATTCCCAGCCTGGCCAACCCGTGCAGCCATGTCTGCCCTCAAGAAGAACAGGGGCTCCTTGAGATCAGCAGGGTTGGGGACGTTGGGGTGGGCCCGAGGCTCTTTCTGGCGGAGCCCCTGGTCCCTCCtacctctgtcccccacccctgctctgtaGAACCCCTGGGTGCTGAGTGGCAAGAGCCATGGGGTGTCCCATCTGGGTATGGCTGGCTGGGTCACTAACCTCTGTGatctgcttcctttccctctaGATTATGCGGATCAAACCTCATCAAGGCCAGCACATAGGGGAGATGAGCTTCCTACAGCATAGCAAATGTGAATGCAGGTGAGGATGGGGTCACGGGCTCATTCGTTCAGTACGTGGCGGCAGGGTTGAGCACGTGCCACGTGTTGGCCCATGCCCACCTTCCCACTGTGGCACCTTGGGCGACTTTAATTTTACCTCACTGTGCCTCAGAGTCTACATCTGGAAACGGGCATAATAACGCTAGGTACCCCATAGCATCGTTAGAAGGATTAAACGCGTTAGTTTGCGTCAAGAAATTAAAACTGCGTTGATGTGTCATAGTAGTATGTGACTCTTCTTGTTGGTCTCATCACCATCTCAAcccttctctgttttgttcttctctttttctctgcccgcTGCAGACCAAAGAAAGATAGAGCGAAAGAAAAGTAAGTAGCCATGACTTtagctcctctccctctccttggcccGTTATCTTGGTTTGGGGTTCTTGGCTTCCTCTgtcgggcggggggggggggggggggggagggggcggtgtgtgggaggggggtcTGATGGCTTCACTGGGTCAGGGAGTTGGTCTCCTGAGGACTTGTGGTGGTAGCAGTGGGATTGAGCAGACTCGAGGATTATGTCTCTAGAATTAGGGACAAaacccagcctggagcctggagcttcctttggAAGAGACAATGCATTCCAGGTCTCCGGGTCATTCCTGGCCGGGACTTGAAGTTTTGGTGTGTCAGGGGGCAGTGTGGACACTGGCTCCCTGGCTTGCTCTAGTCTCCCATCACCCACCGCAGGGAGAGGGAGTAGGTGACAGAGACCTTTTGTGTGCCAGGGGAAGCGGCCTCTTACGGCGGCTGCTGTGGTGGCGCAGTTGGACTTGGGTCCGGCTGAGATGTTTCCTTGGTGATGCCCTCCTGTAGCAGTGAGGCAGGCCAGAGACACTCAGCCCTCCTGGCCAGGGAGAAGTGAGTTGAAtgttggtcattttcttttttttttttaaaaaaattttttttttcaacatttatttattttggggacagagagagacagagcatgaacaggggaggggcagagagagagggagacacagaatcggaaacaggctccaggctctgagccatcagcccagagcctgacgcggggctcgaactcacggaccgcgagatcgtgacctggctgaagtcggacgcttaaccgactgcgccacccaggcgcccctgaatgttgGTCATTTTCTGAGGCTTCCAGTTGCTCAGTGTGGAGGGTTGGGTCAGGATGGAGCAGGGGGGCATAGTCTGGGGGCAGCGAGGCTTCAAAACTGGCTGAGCAACTGGCAAGGGGGCAGGCCTGcagggaaagagaatgagagagagcacctgtgcccttccccccccccccccacctcaccatCCCGTCTGCCCCCAAAGCTCTAGGGACATAGAAACTCCTAGGCCCCAGCCCCTTACCTCTTCCCTAAGTCCCCAACTTCCAGAATTGCTGTGGCTACCAGAGCAGTGGTTTGGGAGagcaggctcagagagagagagagcgagagagagtgagtttgtgtgtgtgtgtagacctTCCCCTTTCCCAGTGCTTTCTCCTGGAGGGAATAGTCTGGCCCTTCTTCTCAGTGCCTTCCCCTCATTTCTTCCCCATGTGGCAGACATTCTGGGCATCCTCTGGCCTGGCAGGTGTGGAGAGTGCTGGTTCCCTTGAGGGGGACAGGCTTCAGCCTGCCCCCCTTGCCGGTTTCCCAAATGCCTGCTTTGCCCACAGGGAGAGTGGGGGGCTCGCCTGGGCTCGGAAGAGAGTCTGGTGAGATGGTGTAGCAGGCTTTGACAGGCTGGGGAGAGAACTCCCTGCCAAGTAACGCCCAGGCTCCTCCTCCCATGCCTCCCTAACTCCCACTCCACCCTACCGcccgcctggggctctgaggGCACCCGTCCCCGCCTCTCGGCCCAGGGTATGGCTGGGCAGGCTGGCGCCTTTCATGTGCCGCCCTTGGTCTTGTGCCAGCTCCCAATGtagctcacccccccccccccccaacgctgGGATTTGCAGAGGCGGGGCCCCTGGAGGGACCCCTTTGCTGTTGCACTGGGAAATGAAGGCAGGTGCCTGAAGCACagcctgccaccccccacccctgctcccatcGCATcaagtctctgccctccccaaacTCTGGCCTACCTTTTACAGCCCCCGACCTTCAGGGTCACACTTGCACAG
This window contains:
- the VEGFA gene encoding vascular endothelial growth factor A isoform X1; the protein is MNFLLSWVHWSLALLLYLHHAKWSQAAPMADGEHKPHEVVKFMDVYQRSYCRPIETLVDIFQEYPDEIEYIFKPSCVPLMRCGGCCNDEGLECVPTEEFNITMQIMRIKPHQGQHIGEMSFLQHSKCECRPKKDRAKEKKSVRGKGKGQKRKRKKSRYKSWSVPCGPCSERRKHLFVQDPQTCKCSCKNTDSRCKARQLELNERTCRCDKPRR
- the VEGFA gene encoding vascular endothelial growth factor A isoform X3, encoding MNFLLSWVHWSLALLLYLHHAKWSQAAPMADGEHKPHEVVKFMDVYQRSYCRPIETLVDIFQEYPDEIEYIFKPSCVPLMRCGGCCNDEGLECVPTEEFNITMQIMRIKPHQGQHIGEMSFLQHSKCECRPKKDRAKEKCDKPRR
- the VEGFA gene encoding vascular endothelial growth factor A isoform X2; the protein is MNFLLSWVHWSLALLLYLHHAKWSQAAPMADGEHKPHEVVKFMDVYQRSYCRPIETLVDIFQEYPDEIEYIFKPSCVPLMRCGGCCNDEGLECVPTEEFNITMQIMRIKPHQGQHIGEMSFLQHSKCECRPKKDRAKENPCGPCSERRKHLFVQDPQTCKCSCKNTDSRCKARQLELNERTCRCDKPRR